Proteins co-encoded in one Gracilimonas sp. genomic window:
- a CDS encoding MFS transporter — MEKSTTRPRLSFWEIWNMSFGFLGIQFGFALQNANVSRIFETLGASVDDIPILWIAAPLTGLVVQPIIGYFSDRTWTRLGRRRPYFLFGAIAASIALVIMPNSPVLWVAAGMLWIMDASINVSMEPFRAFVGDMLPSEQRTKGFAMQSFFIGTGAVVASALPWMLSNWFGVANTAPEGIIPPSVKWSFYLGAVAFISAVAWTVFRTKEYSPEELERFEEAEKEEIVDESVLREVPIEAGKGQNKINLGIIFAVVGAITTYLTYAYELEKEVYVATGGLIAAGLVSLVAGLLQKGGKTQHGLVVVMHDFIHMPKTMKQLAVVQFFSWFALFAMWIYTTSGVTAHIYGTSDTTSMLYNEGADWVGVMFGVYNGVAAIVAFGLAPLAKILSRKWVHALSLVLGGIGLILIYFISDPMMLIISMIGVGVAWASILAMPYAILAGSLPAQKMGLYMGIFNFFIVLPQLLAATILGFVTRTYFGGEAVYALVLGGIVMIIAAATMYFVDDVDEKAEIK; from the coding sequence ATGGAAAAATCTACCACACGCCCCCGCCTTAGTTTTTGGGAAATATGGAATATGAGCTTTGGCTTTTTGGGGATTCAATTTGGCTTTGCCCTTCAGAATGCAAACGTAAGTCGTATTTTTGAAACCCTGGGGGCCAGTGTAGATGACATCCCCATACTGTGGATTGCAGCTCCTTTAACCGGACTTGTGGTTCAGCCAATCATTGGATATTTCAGTGACCGAACCTGGACACGATTAGGTCGCCGTCGCCCGTACTTCTTATTTGGAGCCATTGCAGCTTCCATTGCTTTAGTGATAATGCCAAATTCGCCCGTGCTCTGGGTAGCAGCGGGCATGCTTTGGATCATGGATGCTTCCATAAATGTATCTATGGAGCCGTTCAGGGCATTTGTTGGGGATATGCTCCCGTCCGAGCAGCGGACAAAAGGTTTTGCCATGCAGAGTTTCTTTATCGGAACCGGAGCTGTGGTGGCATCCGCTCTACCATGGATGCTGAGTAACTGGTTCGGGGTGGCAAATACAGCCCCTGAAGGAATTATTCCTCCCTCCGTAAAATGGTCGTTCTACCTGGGGGCGGTAGCTTTCATCAGTGCGGTCGCCTGGACGGTTTTCCGTACTAAAGAATACAGCCCGGAAGAACTCGAACGATTCGAAGAAGCGGAAAAAGAAGAAATAGTAGATGAATCTGTGCTCCGCGAAGTTCCCATTGAAGCCGGAAAGGGGCAGAATAAAATTAATCTGGGGATCATTTTTGCCGTTGTCGGAGCAATCACTACGTATCTCACTTATGCATACGAACTTGAGAAAGAAGTGTATGTGGCAACGGGCGGGTTGATTGCAGCTGGTCTGGTTTCTTTGGTAGCAGGACTGCTTCAGAAAGGCGGTAAAACCCAACACGGACTGGTTGTGGTGATGCATGATTTCATTCATATGCCGAAAACCATGAAGCAGCTGGCTGTAGTTCAATTCTTTTCCTGGTTTGCCTTATTTGCCATGTGGATTTATACCACCTCCGGAGTAACGGCTCACATCTACGGAACCAGTGATACAACCTCCATGCTTTATAATGAAGGGGCCGACTGGGTAGGTGTGATGTTTGGTGTGTACAACGGCGTCGCTGCTATCGTTGCCTTTGGATTAGCTCCTTTGGCTAAAATATTGAGCCGCAAATGGGTACATGCTTTATCTTTGGTTTTGGGCGGTATCGGTTTGATCTTGATTTACTTCATCTCTGATCCGATGATGCTCATCATTTCGATGATTGGAGTAGGGGTAGCCTGGGCTTCCATTCTGGCAATGCCATACGCAATCCTGGCCGGATCCCTTCCCGCCCAAAAAATGGGACTGTATATGGGGATTTTTAACTTCTTTATTGTACTTCCACAACTGCTGGCGGCAACCATTCTGGGATTTGTAACCCGTACATACTTTGGGGGAGAAGCGGTTTATGCTTTGGTTCTCGGTGGCATCGTGATGATTATTGCCGCAGCCACTATGTATTTTGTGGATGATGTGGATGAGAAAGCAGAGATCAAATAG
- a CDS encoding alpha-amylase family glycosyl hydrolase — protein MKKFINNLLPVLLALSVIFGGCNQPEQNSDKAPVSSVKQLEWSKNSSIYEINVRQYSEEGTFEAVRKDLPRIREMGVRILWLMPIHPIGEKNRKGPLGSYYSVQDYKDVNPNFGTKADFARFVDEAHQLGFKVIIDWVANHTAWDNPWIENPEWYELNEEGNFMPPRGTDWTDVIQLDYENEKMRAAMIDALEYWVREFDIDGYRCDVAGMVPTDFWKEAIDSLNTIKPVFMLAEDGEPELVKEAFHMNYAWQYAHTIREIAAGHQTFQDLDSLMQATEANFPSSSYRMYFTSNHDENSWNGTDPQMYGDNFENYAVLSATIDGMPLIYNGQESGLDKQLEFFEKDPIEWKEYKYQDFYTTLVGLKRDNPALWNGDFGGDLEFIRVPEGSEGVLAYTRQKEDSEVVVVLNFSSDRKSVPLSEVGVDESYTTYNSTSLMVTTQEISFGPNQWVIFVK, from the coding sequence ATGAAGAAATTTATAAACAACCTGCTTCCGGTTTTACTGGCTTTAAGTGTTATTTTTGGCGGTTGCAATCAACCCGAACAAAATTCAGACAAAGCTCCTGTAAGTTCGGTGAAGCAGCTGGAATGGAGTAAGAATTCCAGCATTTATGAAATTAATGTCCGCCAGTATTCGGAAGAAGGTACGTTCGAAGCCGTTCGAAAAGACTTACCGAGAATTCGCGAGATGGGTGTTCGTATTTTATGGCTGATGCCTATTCATCCCATCGGAGAGAAGAATAGAAAGGGGCCGCTGGGTAGCTACTATTCAGTACAGGACTATAAAGACGTGAACCCGAACTTTGGCACCAAAGCTGATTTTGCCCGTTTTGTGGATGAAGCACATCAATTAGGTTTTAAGGTGATTATCGATTGGGTAGCAAATCATACCGCATGGGATAATCCCTGGATCGAAAACCCGGAGTGGTACGAATTGAATGAGGAAGGAAACTTTATGCCTCCAAGAGGTACCGACTGGACCGACGTAATTCAGCTCGATTATGAGAACGAAAAAATGCGGGCAGCTATGATTGATGCCCTCGAATATTGGGTGCGTGAATTTGATATTGATGGATACCGATGTGATGTGGCGGGAATGGTGCCAACCGACTTTTGGAAAGAAGCAATTGACTCACTAAACACAATCAAACCGGTGTTTATGCTGGCTGAAGATGGAGAGCCTGAATTGGTAAAAGAAGCTTTTCATATGAATTATGCCTGGCAGTATGCGCACACTATTCGTGAAATTGCGGCAGGGCATCAAACATTTCAGGATTTGGATAGCCTGATGCAGGCAACCGAAGCCAACTTTCCTTCCTCTTCCTACCGCATGTATTTCACTTCCAACCACGATGAGAATTCATGGAATGGAACTGATCCACAAATGTATGGGGATAATTTCGAGAACTACGCGGTGCTTTCTGCAACCATCGACGGAATGCCATTAATATATAACGGGCAGGAATCTGGATTAGACAAGCAGCTTGAATTCTTTGAGAAAGACCCGATTGAATGGAAAGAGTATAAGTATCAGGATTTCTACACAACACTTGTAGGCCTGAAACGGGACAATCCCGCTTTGTGGAATGGAGATTTTGGCGGAGATCTGGAGTTTATCCGGGTTCCTGAAGGCTCAGAAGGAGTATTAGCCTACACACGTCAAAAAGAGGACAGTGAAGTTGTTGTGGTTCTTAATTTTAGCAGCGATCGAAAAAGCGTACCTCTTTCAGAAGTAGGGGTTGATGAATCGTACACCACCTACAATTCCACCAGTTTGATGGTTACCACGCAAGAGATCAGTTTCGGCCCCAACCAATGGGTTATTTTTGTTAAATAA